A window from Pagrus major chromosome 4, Pma_NU_1.0 encodes these proteins:
- the c4h16orf87 gene encoding UPF0547 protein C16orf87 homolog — MLPCVSEARCRLISVHVSQRKVVTRATVELSGCRWRKPTMSTNKTKKVKMATKSCPECDQQIPVACKSCPCGYVFISRKLLNAKLNERSSPAIADKLDFKRRRTERIRRERIDSSLTSDMENRRRSRANSQTDPIRRGRGRPKTVGLKKQEEEKEKQEKEVDIYASLSDEKAFVFSVALAEINRKILGQRLIL, encoded by the exons atgcttcCATGTGTTAGTGAAGCCCGGTGCAGATTAATTTCTGTCCATGTATCGCAGAGGAAAGTTGTAACGCGAGCTACCGTAGAGCTGTCGGGGTGTCGCTGGAGGAAACCCACTATGTcgacaaataaaacaaagaaagtcaaAATGGCTACTAAATCTTGTCCTGAATGCGACCAACAG ATTCCAGTAGCGTGCAAGTCCTGTCCATGTGGTTATGTGTTCATTAGCAGAAAACTCCTAAATGCCAAATTAAATGAGCGGTCTTCTCCAGCCATAGCAG ACAAGCTGGATTTTAAGCGGAGAAGGACAGAGCGCATCCGCAGAGAGAGGATTGACTCTTCTTTAACCAGTGACATGGAAAACAGGAGAAGATCCCGGGCCAATAGCCAAACAGATCCCATCCGGAGGGGACGGGGCAGACCAAAAACAGTGGGGCTgaagaaacaggaagaggaaaaag AGAAACAGGAGAAGGAAGTGGATATTTATGCAAGTCTCTCTGATGAGAAggcctttgtgttttctgtggccTTGGCTGAAATCAACCGCAAGATTCTGGGTCAACGACTCATCTTATAG